Proteins from one Bradyrhizobium amphicarpaeae genomic window:
- a CDS encoding acylneuraminate cytidylyltransferase family protein, protein MSLLCTICARGGSKGVVGKNARDLLGKPVLAWSIAQARETGLFDAIAFSSDSDALLEAALKAGADIAVKRPDEMATDTAPKLPAIRHCLEQAIAQSGKTPEIFVDLDVTSPLRLASDIAGAVALLRESGARNVITGAPARRSPYFNLVEQRTDGSVGLSKPTDPPITRRQDAPRCFDMNASIYVWRVAPFLERPAVFYPDTRLFEMPEERSIDIDSDLDFALVELLLRQRLPA, encoded by the coding sequence ATGAGTCTCCTCTGCACCATCTGCGCGCGGGGCGGCTCGAAGGGGGTCGTCGGCAAGAATGCGCGCGATTTGCTGGGCAAGCCCGTGCTGGCCTGGAGCATCGCGCAGGCGCGCGAGACGGGCCTGTTCGATGCAATCGCGTTCAGTAGCGATTCGGACGCACTGCTCGAGGCGGCCCTGAAGGCCGGCGCCGACATCGCGGTCAAGCGTCCGGACGAGATGGCGACCGATACCGCACCTAAACTGCCAGCGATCCGCCACTGTCTGGAGCAGGCTATCGCGCAATCCGGCAAGACGCCGGAGATCTTCGTCGATCTCGACGTCACCTCCCCGCTCAGGCTGGCCTCCGACATCGCCGGTGCGGTCGCGCTGCTGCGCGAGAGCGGCGCACGCAACGTCATTACGGGGGCACCGGCGCGACGATCGCCCTATTTCAACCTGGTCGAGCAACGCACAGATGGCAGCGTCGGCCTCTCCAAACCCACCGATCCCCCGATCACGCGTCGGCAAGATGCGCCGCGCTGCTTCGACATGAACGCGTCGATCTATGTCTGGCGCGTCGCGCCGTTCCTGGAGCGGCCTGCGGTGTTCTATCCGGACACGCGCCTGTTCGAAATGCCGGAAGAACGCTCGATTGACATCGATTCCGATCTCGATTTTGCGTTGGTCGAACTGTTGCTGCGCCAACGACTGCCGGCCTGA
- a CDS encoding SDR family oxidoreductase — MTTSFKALFDLTGRTAVVTGGCGILGRRFAEGLAEFGANVAIVDLDQAATDAAAADVASRHAARAKGYGCDITEPSSVRNTADAIEADLGPVSILLNNAASKTRDVDAFFAPVEKFSLDTWREIMAVNLDGMFNVAQVFGGRMAERGYGAIVQTASIYGLMAPDQRIYEGSEYLGRAINTPAVYTASKAGVIGLTKHLATYWAAKGVRVNTLTPGGVESGQNETFKARYGARIPLGRMARADEMVGTMLFLVSDAASYVTGQNVAVDGGLSAW, encoded by the coding sequence ATGACCACGAGCTTCAAGGCCCTGTTCGATCTGACCGGCCGAACCGCCGTCGTCACCGGGGGATGCGGTATCCTCGGACGCCGCTTCGCCGAGGGCCTTGCAGAGTTTGGCGCCAACGTCGCGATCGTCGATCTCGATCAGGCCGCGACCGATGCTGCGGCAGCCGACGTCGCCTCACGCCATGCCGCGCGCGCCAAAGGCTATGGCTGCGACATCACCGAGCCAAGCTCCGTCCGCAACACGGCCGATGCGATCGAAGCGGACCTCGGCCCGGTCTCCATCCTGCTCAACAATGCCGCCAGCAAGACCCGCGATGTCGATGCCTTCTTTGCACCCGTCGAGAAATTCTCGCTGGACACCTGGCGGGAGATCATGGCGGTCAACCTCGACGGCATGTTCAACGTCGCGCAGGTATTTGGCGGCCGAATGGCCGAGCGTGGCTACGGCGCTATCGTACAGACCGCCTCGATCTACGGCCTGATGGCGCCCGACCAGCGCATCTACGAAGGCTCCGAATATCTCGGCCGCGCGATCAACACGCCGGCGGTCTACACCGCGTCCAAAGCCGGCGTCATCGGCCTGACCAAGCACCTGGCGACCTACTGGGCGGCGAAGGGCGTTCGCGTCAATACCCTCACCCCCGGCGGGGTCGAGAGCGGACAGAACGAAACCTTCAAGGCGCGCTACGGTGCCCGTATCCCGCTCGGCCGCATGGCTCGCGCGGACGAGATGGTGGGGACGATGCTGTTCCTGGTGTCGGATGCCGCGTCCTACGTGACTGGGCAGAACGTCGCCGTCGACGGCGGTCTGAGCGCCTGGTAG
- a CDS encoding Gfo/Idh/MocA family protein has protein sequence MTSTKAVVVGLGSIGTRHARVLRELGLEVATVSRREGGDYGSITQAVATAHPDYVVIATETARHADDLKELAQAGFQGKVLVEKPLFATPTPPPKYPFAHVSVGYNLRFHPVMTALAERLRGRDVITVAAYVGQDIRDWRPGRDHRATASATVDAGGGVLRDLSHELDYLLWLFGPWHRVAALGGASGARDIDVDDHLDLLLDMQRAPSVHVHMDYLDRQGIRRIRVNVDDDTIEADLVGSRLAINGKATEIPSDRDQSYRDMHVAAMRGARPACSLPEALGVVHLIDASERALRTKTWISP, from the coding sequence GAGGTCGCGACCGTCAGCCGCCGCGAAGGCGGCGATTACGGATCGATCACGCAGGCCGTCGCGACGGCGCATCCGGACTACGTGGTGATCGCCACCGAGACTGCGCGCCATGCGGACGATCTGAAAGAGCTCGCGCAGGCCGGCTTCCAGGGCAAAGTCCTCGTCGAAAAGCCGCTGTTCGCGACACCGACACCTCCCCCGAAATATCCGTTTGCCCATGTCAGCGTCGGGTACAATCTTCGCTTTCACCCCGTGATGACGGCGCTGGCCGAAAGACTGCGCGGGCGCGACGTGATCACGGTCGCTGCCTATGTCGGCCAGGACATCAGGGACTGGCGGCCCGGCCGCGATCATCGCGCGACCGCATCCGCCACGGTCGATGCCGGAGGCGGCGTGCTACGGGATCTCAGCCACGAACTGGACTATCTGCTGTGGCTGTTCGGCCCGTGGCATCGCGTCGCGGCGCTCGGCGGCGCGTCCGGCGCGCGCGACATCGACGTCGACGACCACCTCGATCTGCTGCTCGATATGCAGCGGGCGCCATCGGTCCACGTCCACATGGACTATCTCGACCGCCAGGGCATCCGCCGCATTCGCGTCAATGTCGACGACGACACCATCGAGGCCGATCTCGTCGGCAGCCGTCTTGCGATCAACGGCAAGGCAACGGAGATCCCCAGCGACCGCGACCAGAGCTATCGCGACATGCATGTCGCGGCGATGCGTGGCGCGCGCCCGGCCTGCTCGCTGCCCGAGGCGCTCGGCGTCGTGCATCTGATCGACGCCAGCGAGCGTGCTCTGCGCACCAAGACCTGGATATCGCCATGA